The nucleotide window TGGCACAGAATAACGTTTGTAATAATAGAAGTCACGTTTAGCAGTCACATAAGgctaatgagctattcattgtggAAGGTACATGTGAAGTGAAAATCTTACTTTGGGAAAAAACTGCCAATATCTTTGGGACCAGAGATGCATTTGTCATTCAAATTTTCCCTGATCGAAGAACACTACTTGGGCTTGCTGCACATGCAAGATATTTAAGGTGTTTTAACTGTACACGTCTCAACTACTCAGACGtatagacacacgcacacacacacacacacacacccacatatgacacatacacacacacacacactactctacaCTCCTCAGTCAAACAGAAAGTGAATTTAAGTTTTGGTCAGAGatcgaaagagagaaagagatagcgagattgtgtgtgagatgtcAATAGACCTTGTTTTGAAGGATATTGCATGGTGCCCCCCGTTTTTAGCCTACTTATGTTGTCTGCTTACCCTAGCATGTTACAATTCAGTGCTACACAACACCCCATTAGAAACATCATTTAACATGGTCTGTGGTATTGCAGAGATTTTAATCAATTTGCCGTAAATTATGTCAACAAGTTTAAAACCTCTACACAGAAGGCAAAAAGTGTCGTTACCATTTCCTGTCTCCCTACTTTCTACCTCTGTGGTTGTGGCCAGCAATCCAGAATTGATGTGCGGTGCTTCCAGGAAAAGCCCGACCTTACAGCTGAGTAGGATATTAACAAAtaaacatccacacacaacaCTAATGGGGAGACATTTGGCTACCAATGGATGCAGAGATAGGCTATTAAATTAATTGTGTGTCCCCCGTCAAACGTGAAGTTATGGGCTGAAATTGTGAACTTGATGCATTGCATTGGCACATCACACTGGGGTAAACAGTCCCTTTATTGGTATGGATTAGCCTTAACAAGTGAAAACTGTCAGTCTCTGtcacagacatcacaatgaGTTATTCTTTCTTGAGGGTACACCGGGTCATTGCCCTGGCGCTACCGGATATGGTTGCACCGCCCAGTGTGGTTGGTTCAGCTCATATACCCACACCCCTCCTCTCACCAGACAGTGGCATTTCACATAGATTTCCCCAGAGGCTACCAGGATTTAGCCATGGCAGTGGgttatgtgtgtctgagtgctaAGACCCGTGGCTTGCCCTCttcactggcacaggtgtcatgTTCTGGTTTGTGCCCCCTTGGTGCCACAGCTGAAGCCAACGTGCAGGGCTTTCTAAAATGCTTGCCAGAAGTGATAATGAAGCATGTCAATTGCACTGGGACAGACCTACACAGGGAGTTGTCTTCCTTTGCAGCGTAATATAATCAGGCTAAATGTCATTGTCAGGAGTAGAGATGTGCAGAAAGGAGGAATAAATGACACAGGGAATTGGAGGTAGCATTCAAAATCTCATTTTAATTTGTATATTTACTCCATAAACATTATTACAAAACTCAGCAAGTTACCAATAGTACATTATCACCATACAGGCTTGATCACAAATATTTAAAACTTTTGCAACAgttacaacaaaaacaaaataatactAGAATAATTTACATGAAAATCTATAAAACAGCAATAGATCACAAATTTAAGTCATTTTTTCTCCATGTTTTGTTTGCTTGCTTATTTCTGTTTGTCAcagtaacacaacacacactctcacgacAAGATCAAAGTCTTATTACAAAACTCCCGACAAAATGTAGTTTTTTTGTATGCCGTAATTCACTTTTATATTTTGGTTTTTAAAACCAGGAACTTGTCATTGTACATCCTTTTTACAGCCTGCCAAGGCCCAAAAAAGGTTACTttcacacactcccacatacatacacacacatacaaacacacaaacacacattcacacgcgcacacacacacacatacacacacaaatacttcaCAGCACTTTCTAAGAAAAATAGACACTTACAAAATATGTTACAAATTGGCACACAGAAAAATATACAATATTTTGTAATGTCAAGAGCTCTTTAAGAATCCCTCTGTTAACAACTCTAGACAATATTTATAAAGCTCAATATTCTTTTCAACAAAAAAATGCATAAAGTAATCCCAATCAATGTCAAATAATCATGGCATGAATACATCAAACATAACAATATCATATACATTCATGAGGAGGGtggtatttttttctctcttctgcaATTCCTATTTTGTTATCTCTGTGAGAGGTGAGGGGAGAGTTTTCAGTTTGCTTTCTTAGCACCATTTAGAAGAGGCAGCTTAACAGTGGCACATTGTACAAAAAACATGTAGAAGTACATTCAGTCGACCATATAGGCAGAGATGAGAGAAGGCAGACAGTTGGACCACCAGGTCCAGTGTGCGGGTTCCTTTTTGTCCATGGCCTCTCCTGATTCTAGACATGGCCTGATATAGAGAGAGCTCAGAGAGGTGGGGCAGAGATAGATCTACTGCTCACAAGCCAAGCCACAGTACACAAGGCCGGCTGGGCACGGACTGTTCTGGAAATGTCCATTCTAGCCTACCTCTGCCTCTTTGATTTTTTATCTGGCTCTCTTTGGCCAACACCCAAGGCCATCCGTGAAATGAGACAAAGGTGAAACAAAAccaatgtgttgtgtgtgtgtgtcagagagagagggagagagcaagagagagagagagagatgtagctGGTATTAGAAGATGCTGCCAGTCAATGGAgagagagcacgagagagagagagagagagagagagagagagagagagggagaattgtGTACATGAATGGAACAAAGGCCTGAGAGTTAGCATGCTGTTACTGTAAGTGAGAGCGATAGGCAAAAACAAGAAGGAATACAATTTACAGCAAAACACACCCCAAAAACAGCGAAAAAACCCAaagccattttgaatttcatgcatcttttttgcttttttcccATTCAATCTGCTGAGGAAACTGAACAACTTCAAAAACATGCATTAATGAGCAAGCAAAATTTAAAAACTCGATTGCAGTTTCTGAGAGAACAGTGTTTGATCAATTATCAAAATGATTATAGGTTGTAAATGCATTCAAATATCTTGCTGTTTGGCACAGTTCATGGGTGCACATTGTTGAAAAAGCAATCGACATAGTTTAACTGAATCTGAATacaaaaaaatgtcaatgtttTCAACACAGTTACACTCCGTCTGTCATCATGGCATCTAGTGAGTCTAATTTTCATGCAGAGCTTCAAAGGCTCACcctgttaacagcacataaaaaaaaatcttaaaagatAATCTAGATTAAAGGCAACCTAGTGCAGAATCCTCTGATGATACAGGCTAGAGTAAGTATTGTCTTTCATTCAGTTACGTTGGATTAGACATAAATACCAATGATGTGGTGATAAAGGAATGAATGAGTACAAGAAAATGGGTTAGGTCTCTGGGTCCTTTGTGAAGCCAGGTATGACAGGTGTGATACAAATTACTGCAGAGACCATTAGTAACAGATATTACCTGGTGAGGTATGAGCAGAAGCCAGAGGCGCAATTGTACCTTGTTTCCATATCAGTATATCCACACTGACTGTGCAGTGGATGAATCCATTCGAGTGACAGATGTTTGGGGATCTCCACCAAGAAGCTATAGCTCATTGTCAGTGGTGCCATGGCTTCACTATTCATTCAGATAATGTGCCTTCTCTGCCTTGGCAAAACAACATGTATAAGATCCTTGTTATTTTCTTGAAGCCTCTTGTTTCAGTTGAGTCTTTTTTCAGATTCTCATTTCCTTTTCACAAAGCCACTGCAATTCTGAGGTAAAACTAAATTTGGCAAACGGAGCGGTGACAAATGTCCAGAGGGCTTTGTGGTTTTGGTTGCGTGGTGTGTACCACTGTCAGCTGCAGGTGCGTTTCTACAGTCGGGGTCCAAATACTCCaaatcaaaagaaaacaaaaaaaggacaAAACTCTGGAATGTCAGCTCTCCAAAAGCTAAGAcaataaaagtgtttttttttcttcttcattgTGACACAAAGTAGAGATATGAAAAGCCTATGTTCATATTGGTCATTAGAAATGTGTACACAGCAACTTTACATTTGGCACATTAACTTTTAGAAGTCAGTATTTTCTCCTTATATGCAAATAGTGCATTTCTGTACATTGACACTGAGAACAAAGAATTAAGACTTAAAATAatcaaatgactgaatatacTTTTAAGACACCAGTTcttcaaaagaaaacaaaaaacaggtAAAAGCATATAAGGTCATAATACCGAACACAAAGAAATTAATCATTCCAACAGTTTAAAGATTAGGACAAAATGTTTATCTGATATGTCATCAATATGGTATATGGTcccataatgcattttttttatgaCGCCTTGGTCACACAGAAGCAGACGTCGGCCTCAGCACAGGAAGTGGAACATTCCCACCGTGCTTTATGCCAGGCAGTATGAGGGAGACGGCAAGAAGGGGGCATCCATTTTCtgcatacaaaaacaaatgtggAGCGGACATTTCACTTAggagtctgtttttttttttttttttttttcaaatagctACATGTTTCAAGATAGGAAGATATTGTTGTTACGTTATTGAGGGCAGCAGACAGCAGGTTTTGCtcattaaaaaagaaaacaaaaaataaaaacaaaattgtTTCTCAAGGGGTGTTTTTTTCCTCCAGACCAACAATAATAAAACAGCAAAGGCAGGAAAAAACAGCGAAAGCAAGAAGAAAATGCAGCCATGGTAAATTTTTAAATCTCAATCAAgcttcacacaagcacacaatagGTAGTTTGCAAGTACAAGTAAGTTTGTCATGCAAGATATGAGTCCTCTTCGGgggcaaacaaaaaaaagcaattgAGGGTTTggggggttatgggtagtgTAGTTTTCCATGCAACTCTGCTATTGAGTCTGTGCAGGTACATCTGGGTTCAGGGAGTAGATTTAGGTTTGAGCAAAAAGCAGGGAGGGCAGGGTGAGCATCAGAAGCTACGTAGTTACAAAATATTACCTCAGCTTTTCAAAGGAGGCCATCAGTGCTATGTCCTTACTGGGTTCTCGATCGGCTCGCTTCCCCTTAATGTTCTCGATGCGGGGGAACTTTGCACTGGTTTTGTGACGGTACATCTTTTTGTGCGCTGGTCCGTTGATACCAGGTATGCAGAGGTTGGGTTTATCGAACATGTTGCAGCCCAGAGCGAGCTGAGGGAAGAAAGGGTTAAATTTGGCCTGGTTTTTGGCCCCCTTGCCCCCGGCCTTTCGGCCCTTGCCCCCGGCCCCCGTCGCTCCCTTCTTCTTAGGGTCAGGGGTCGTGCCGGCCAGGATCTTGAGGGTCTTCAGCTTGAGGGTGTTGGCGTCTGGGGCGGCGCACACGCTGGATGTGGGCCCCCACAGCGGCTCGATGGAGGCCATCATGAACCGCTGGACCTCTGCCATGCCGGACACAATGTTGGACAGGATGTTGGACGGCTCCTCAAACTCACGCTGGTCGTCGACGTTGGTGTGACTGTTTCCGTCTGGCCAGCTCACACCGGGCCAGTCCCCGGCCGCCTGATTTGACGTGCCCACTTTCCCTTTCCCGGCCTTCTCCTCCAGGTGGGCTTTGAGCTTTTTGGACGACCGTGAGTTCTGACGCGGCACTTTGGCCTTTTCCGCCTTGGCCGCTTTCGGGGCCCGGACTTTCTTCACCCCTTCTCCTGCTGCTTGCTTGCCCCCATTTCTCTTCTTCGACTTTGTGCCCTTCACTGCCCCACAGCCCACCACCTCACCAGCTTGTGCCTCGAAGTCCACCACGCCCGTGTCTTTGTCGTCCGGCACGATGCCACCGGTAGCTCCGTTGGTGTTAAAAATGTGCATCTGAAACTGATGGTTGTCGCCTGTGTAGGCGGCAGCTGCCACGTGGTCCGACTGCTCCATCATGTTACAGTTCCACGACATGTCGTCGCCAACATCCTGGTACTCGAGGGCTTTGCCACCGGCGATCTTCATCTCTCTGCCCTTCACTTGCGGGGACAGGTTGGGCGTTTCGGGCGGGGAGAGCTCAGACAGGGACGTGTGGCGGAACTTATCCGGGGTGAAGTTAGAGATGTCCAGTAGGTCGGTGGACTCCCGCAAGGGCGTGATGGCCTCCACGCTCTGCTGGATGACCACCTTGGGGCTGCAGTGGGCCAGGAAGGTCTCGCCCGACGCGTCCTCCTCGCTGGCCCCACCGCCGGTCCCCTCCTTCTCGCACGACTTCATGCTCATGGAGCTGTAGTTGCTGGAGGCCCCGGACAGAGAGCCCATGGAGTCGAAGCTGGTGAGCCGCCCGTGGTCAGTGTTGAGCGTCCCCCGCTGGAACTGCAGCTGCCCGTCCACACAGGGCACTTGGCACGCCTGGAAGTCACCGTCCGCGGGCGCCATCGGCTGCTCGGGCAGGTAGTTCTTCTCGTACAGCACTCGGTCGCCTTCCAGGCTCACCTGGCTGTAGCCGGTCACGGCGGTCATGTCTTCCGCGGACACGGGCACCGGCAGGGTCTTGGGGAAGCCGTCGGGTAGGATGGGGGTCTCGGGGATGTCCGGCACGAACTGCTGATTGTGGCACAGCTGGGACGGCCACATCTGGGTGAAGCTGGGGCAGTTCTGGGGCGACTGCTGGAGCTCCGACTCGGAGGGCGGTGAAAGAACACAGCTCTGGGCCAGCTGCAGAGAGGAGAACTGCTTCTCCTCCACCGACAGGCCCAGCACCGGGTACTGCTGGGACGTCTGCTGGGGGAAGTAGGCGATGCTGGCGCTGCTGGAGGAATCGGAGCCATCGAGGAGCGTCTGGAGGTAACCTCCGGGGATGACGGGCACATCGCCATCGCCCACTGCCTCGGTGGCGGGGGGAGTGGGTTTGTCATTGGCTGTGGGGGTGCAGAGGTCGGAGGGCGTGAAAGTGAACGTGTCACCTGCATCCATGACCTGGCCCTCCACTAGTCTGTGTGGGGCCTGTGCAGAGGTCGACTCTGCTTCCTCAACGCCTGTGGAGGAGTCTGCGGCGTGCCGCTGCTGTgtcggtggaggaggaggaggaggaggaagaggagccgaGCTCATCccgctcccctcctcccctaccCCCGCCCGCTGCAGTTTCCTGCTCTGCAGCCTGGCCTCGCTTTTGAATTTGCGGATGCGCACAATTTTGTTGCCAATCCTCTTCTCTTCCCGCTGCTGCTGAGATCTGCTCTTCGGCGTGGTGGTGTACGTGATGTCGCCGGTGTCTAATGAGCCCGTGCCGCCCGGTGCCGAAAGCGGTAATGGGATTCCTACCGGCACGGCACCGTCTTTCACGCCGCTGCCCTCTTCGCTCACAGAGGCTGAGGAACCCTGCCTCGTGGGAGATTGCTCCACAGTTTGAATCCTCTGAATCCTAAATCTGTTTGCAAACTTGTATTTCCTCTTCGGGGGACTGGAACTAAAGGGTCGGTGGCGACCGTTTGGATGGAAATTGGGTTTATCTCGCAGAGCCAGCTTAAGCTGCTCCTCTCGCTCCCGCTGTTGCTCCTGCCAGAAATGCTTCAGAGGAGCCAGCTTTTCATATTTGCTCATTGCCTCTGTGTCTAAGCTCACAGTCGTGACTGTTGGATCAATTTTGAACAGCTTAACAGACATGTGCTTCTCTCCCTTAAACCTGTTGATAATGATGTACTTGATTATGACGGGTGGCTCTTTGCGGGACGACTTCCGTCGCTTCTTGGGGCACCAGTCGTCATCTCGTTCCTCCTTTTGGCCCGGAGCCTGCTTGTCGCGCTTCTCGGCAGCGCTCCTCTCGCTCTCGATGGAGTCCACGTCGTACAGGTAGTCGTCGCTGTATCTCACTTTTCTCTTGGCCCTCAGCCCGTAATTCGGGTGGTTGGACGCCCCGCCGCCCTTCCTTCCCAGCTGTCGCTTGGGCTTTCCGTCCGGGAACGCTTCCACCGAGGAGCCGGTGTAGGAACTGTCATCGCTGTAATCCCCCGAATCCTCCGCCGAGTCGCTGGAGTCCACAAAGTAATCCATCTTGGGGCTGTAGTCTGGAGAGCAGCCCTCTCCTGGGCTGGTGCATCTCTCGGCTTTACCCTCACCCTCATCCGACAGGCAGaggtcttcctcctcctcctcctcctcctcttcgtcccCAGGCCTTCGAGGGAGCTCCTTGGCCCCTCTCCGCCCAGGGCCGTCCTCCTTTTTGGGGCAGTTGACGAGGACGCTGGGGAAGAAGTTGAACTGGGTCTCCTCCTGGAGCACGTTGGTCTTCTCGCGCATGTTGTCCTGGAAGGACTCGTAGCGGATCTTCAGGGAACACACGTCGCTGCTCAGCGTGGAGTCGTCGTCGTCATCGTCAAACATGTAGTTGTCGACGTCCTCCTCGGAGAAGAGGTTTACGGACAGATCGTTCTTAGAGCATAGGTCCAGCAGCTCGATCTTGCTCTCGCTGATGAAGGACTCGATGTAGCCCCAGTCCTGGGTCGTGTTGGCCAGAAGCACCTCCTCCCCGTTGCACTTGTCGAGGAGCAGACCATCGTACAGGTTTTTGGTTGCTGGGTCATCCGTGTCACTGTCCGTCGTTCTGTCATCTGCCTTTTTGTCTACGGGCATGGGCTTGGGCAGAGGGAAGCTCAGCAGCTGGTCGGAGAGCAGCTGGTCCCCGTAGCCGGCCACTTCACCGCTGCTCATGCACTGCATGCCGATGTCCGCAATGGGGCAGGCGTCGTACTCGCCCCGGCAGGCGTCGGCCATCTTGAGGCTGACCCCGGGCTCGGAGTCGGAGGGGATGGTGCCGTCCTTCGTCTCGATAAAGCAGCCAAGACAGGAGCGGCTCTGGGGAAGGAGGCAGTCCTCCCCCAGGACTGAGATGGCCGCTGTGGGCTCCATGGCTCCAGGGGTggacggtggtggtggtggtggtggaggggaggcggcagggggaggggggtggggggctggatgATAGGGGGAAGAAGGGTCTTGGCAGCTGTCCTTTGGATGGCACCTGGGGATCACCACAGCCTCGGAGACCCAAAGGCTGGTGGTGGCGGGCGAGAGGGCGTGGGCAGGGGACGCATCGGCCGGGCTCGCTGGTGGGGTGGGCTGCcggtgctgtgctttgctgtCCTGTGCTATGATGTTTAGCAGCTGTCAGGGGTGTTCTGCGTCCGTCCGGGTCCAGTCAGTCCGTCCGCGGTGGGCGATGCTCAGACGGGCAGCCGaggggggggagaagagagcggcatctgcagcagcagcggcgtTGGCGTCACAGACGATAAATTCAGCTCCCCGAGGCTTCGCACTGCTGTCCTGTTCACCACATCCTGCAcaaagcacaaacaaacacacacatcagagaggTACAGATGCACCAGCACACCAACCAACCCGCCCCTTCACAACCCCCACCAACAAAAACCAACCAACCAATAAACCAACCATCCCCCCCATTTTAACGATTATTGAAAGTCATTtctacgcccccccccccccaccccccatccccacaccCTTCTTATAAATTATCTATACAACCTACAACTGTGCAAATAATGGCTCTTCCCTTTGGATTTCCTTTCTCTTCCTGGGTAATATTGACTAATTATTTAATGTTGTCAGCTGTGGGTGCAGGAGGGGGGggaaagggaggggagagggggagacagagacagagagagactgagagggatggggagcgggggggggggtggtataaTGAGAAGGGGGAAAATTAAAAAGATGGAAGCCGGGTTACGGAAGGCAACGCCGGTGTTTGCTTTGCATAATTACCCTGCTGCGACTGAGGCAGGTACTGCGCATCCGCACGGGAAAAGACAGGCCCATATGCTCGCAACAGTATAACCAATAACAGCCACAGCTGCCTGCTTTAGCCGCATCAAGCTGTCACATTAGgcggcgtctctctctctcacgagGGAAACAGCACGGATGAGATGCTGCAAGCAAACAGGCAGGTAAGGGCCCGAGCAGTAGTCTGATCTTACTTATGTAGGGAATGCCCGTTTGCAACTGAAATCACTTTATAACAGCATCACTTCCCACTGTAGTAAAACCTGCACTGCGCATTAACAGTCAACAGcaacacctttgtgttcggtgtAACCAGAGGggacacaggcacgcacgcacacacacacacacacacacacacaatgagtttTGAGAGCGATTGAGATAATAATGTTTGTGAGGGGGAGTCGGGGTTGACCCTCGGGGTCCGTGGCAGACAGCTGCCTCTTCCCGCGACGGCTCTGGGGCCCGGGACTGGTGACCGCCCACCCGCTTCCCCCTGCATACCAGCGCACTTAATGAATTCAGTCCCCGGGGAAATATGGAGCTTCCTCGCTCGCTTAAATAAAAATGCAGAGCTGCGATAGCATTGCATGCTGGGCTTGGCTTTGGCAAAAAAAAGCTGAACAAATAGCCTTTGCATCTGAAAATAGGGGAGAATTAAAACAACCCCTTTAGTCTAGAGTGAATGTGCAGATTTTAAGTCCAGTTATGGGCTGCAATTCTCAAATGAATTGGATAAATCAATATATACAAATCAATAGTTTTAGTCAATTAaaatgttctattttcctatATCACACAGGGTGTAACTGCTAATAACTATGTAAGCCACATTCTTTTTTAATAAGTACCATCAATAATGTTAAGATTTCTGTTGACAGCAGTGTCAACAGTGTGCTTGAAATGGCTTGCCTGAAATGAATTGTGAACCtggacaaagtgtgtgtgtgggtgtgtgagtgtgagagagtgtgcatatgtAGAGGTGAAATGATAAATTTGTTTCAATTGACACATTAATTCAAAAGGCTGCTTTCTGGTTTTCTGGTCAAAAATCTAGTTTGAAAGGTACTATTAGTGGGCTTCATCAAgcaattattaattaattatagGTACCATAATAAAATGAGTgacacgcaaacacaaacatgacTGGCTATATCTTACGAATGTTTCGAAGGTATATATGAAGATTAATCTAATATGTATGTAAATGCATATGTAAAGATCAAATCTCAAACACATCCTCACTTTAAAGAAACCTTGTTGATTTTGGTCTAGTAAGGACACTGAATTTAATTACTTTGTTATACCGAGCAGAACAATAaagtagtctgtgtgtgtgtgtgtgtgtgtgtgtgtgtgtgtgtgtgtgtgtgtgtccgtacgCATGCgtactgtacctgtgtgtgtgtgtacctgcctgATGGGTATAAGCTGCACTAGTTTGAACAGCTGAGGAGCAAATGGTCCAGCTGGAGACAGATGGCCTCCTGACGCCATCACAAACCTTTAAGCTTCCCTTAACATgcatgaaaatacacacacacacttcccttctGTCCCACTGTCTTACACATATCACCTTCATCATTTCACCACACTTCCCTTCCTCGGGAAAGCACAACAATATCTTATAACACTATATATAAAATCTCTttctggtcacacacacacacacacacacacacacacacacacacaacacaattgTTACACGTGTGCACAAAGTACACCCAACTTCACATGGTTTCACAGGTATTTGGATATTATAAGATgtctgtataa belongs to Alosa sapidissima isolate fAloSap1 chromosome 20, fAloSap1.pri, whole genome shotgun sequence and includes:
- the nexmifb gene encoding neurite extension and migration factor; the encoded protein is MEPTAAISVLGEDCLLPQSRSCLGCFIETKDGTIPSDSEPGVSLKMADACRGEYDACPIADIGMQCMSSGEVAGYGDQLLSDQLLSFPLPKPMPVDKKADDRTTDSDTDDPATKNLYDGLLLDKCNGEEVLLANTTQDWGYIESFISESKIELLDLCSKNDLSVNLFSEEDVDNYMFDDDDDDSTLSSDVCSLKIRYESFQDNMREKTNVLQEETQFNFFPSVLVNCPKKEDGPGRRGAKELPRRPGDEEEEEEEEEDLCLSDEGEGKAERCTSPGEGCSPDYSPKMDYFVDSSDSAEDSGDYSDDSSYTGSSVEAFPDGKPKRQLGRKGGGASNHPNYGLRAKRKVRYSDDYLYDVDSIESERSAAEKRDKQAPGQKEERDDDWCPKKRRKSSRKEPPVIIKYIIINRFKGEKHMSVKLFKIDPTVTTVSLDTEAMSKYEKLAPLKHFWQEQQREREEQLKLALRDKPNFHPNGRHRPFSSSPPKRKYKFANRFRIQRIQTVEQSPTRQGSSASVSEEGSGVKDGAVPVGIPLPLSAPGGTGSLDTGDITYTTTPKSRSQQQREEKRIGNKIVRIRKFKSEARLQSRKLQRAGVGEEGSGMSSAPLPPPPPPPPTQQRHAADSSTGVEEAESTSAQAPHRLVEGQVMDAGDTFTFTPSDLCTPTANDKPTPPATEAVGDGDVPVIPGGYLQTLLDGSDSSSSASIAYFPQQTSQQYPVLGLSVEEKQFSSLQLAQSCVLSPPSESELQQSPQNCPSFTQMWPSQLCHNQQFVPDIPETPILPDGFPKTLPVPVSAEDMTAVTGYSQVSLEGDRVLYEKNYLPEQPMAPADGDFQACQVPCVDGQLQFQRGTLNTDHGRLTSFDSMGSLSGASSNYSSMSMKSCEKEGTGGGASEEDASGETFLAHCSPKVVIQQSVEAITPLRESTDLLDISNFTPDKFRHTSLSELSPPETPNLSPQVKGREMKIAGGKALEYQDVGDDMSWNCNMMEQSDHVAAAAYTGDNHQFQMHIFNTNGATGGIVPDDKDTGVVDFEAQAGEVVGCGAVKGTKSKKRNGGKQAAGEGVKKVRAPKAAKAEKAKVPRQNSRSSKKLKAHLEEKAGKGKVGTSNQAAGDWPGVSWPDGNSHTNVDDQREFEEPSNILSNIVSGMAEVQRFMMASIEPLWGPTSSVCAAPDANTLKLKTLKILAGTTPDPKKKGATGAGGKGRKAGGKGAKNQAKFNPFFPQLALGCNMFDKPNLCIPGINGPAHKKMYRHKTSAKFPRIENIKGKRADREPSKDIALMASFEKLRKWMPPSCRLPHTAWHKARWECSTSCAEADVCFCVTKAS